The Mycolicibacterium fluoranthenivorans genomic interval GTGAGCTAGACGAACGGACGCCTGCCGTCCACCCGTTCGACGTTTCGGCCCTCTATCGTGCGCGGCGCCATGACCGCACACCCGCACCTGCCTCCCGGTCCGCCGCTGCCGCGCGCGGTGCAGGGCGCGCTCGGCGTCGCCGACCGGATTCGCGCACTGGCGATCCTGCGCGCGCGATACGGCTCGGCTTTCTCGATCGACCTGCCGATCTTCGGTCACCTGGTGGTGCTCAGCGATCCCGGCCAGGTGCGCGAGCTGTTCCGGTGCGGTCCTGCGGTGGTCGATACGACCGAGGCCAATCTGGGCCGCGTGATGGGCCCGCATTCGTTGTTCGCATTGACCGGCGACCGGCACCTCGCCCGGCGCAAACTGCTCACACCGCCGTTCCACGGCCGCCGGCTGACGGCCTTCGAGCAGATCGCCGAACAGGAGACGCTCCGCGAGGCCGCGAACTGGCCGGTGGCACAGGAGTTCCCGATGCTGCCGTCGATGATGCGTATCACGTTGAACGTCATCCTGCGGGCCGTGTTCGGGGCCGACGGCCAGGAGTTGCAGCAGCTGCGCGCGGTGCTGCCACCGGCGATCCGGCTGGGCTCGGCCTTGTCACTCATCCCTGTGCCGCAATGGGATTGGGGACGTTGGAGCCCGTGGGGCCGGGTATACCGGTACCGCCGCGAGTACGACACCATCGTGGGCCGGCTGATCGACAAGGCGCTGGCCGATCCCGCGCTGGCCGATCGCGACGATGTGCTGGCCACGCTGCTGCAGAGCAGATACGAAGACGGCAGCCCGATGTCCCGGGCCGAGATCGCCGATGAGCTCCTCACGATGCTCGCGGCCGGCCACGAGACGACGGCCACCACCTTGGCCTGGGCGGCGGAACG includes:
- a CDS encoding cytochrome P450, producing the protein MRGAMTAHPHLPPGPPLPRAVQGALGVADRIRALAILRARYGSAFSIDLPIFGHLVVLSDPGQVRELFRCGPAVVDTTEANLGRVMGPHSLFALTGDRHLARRKLLTPPFHGRRLTAFEQIAEQETLREAANWPVAQEFPMLPSMMRITLNVILRAVFGADGQELQQLRAVLPPAIRLGSALSLIPVPQWDWGRWSPWGRVYRYRREYDTIVGRLIDKALADPALADRDDVLATLLQSRYEDGSPMSRAEIADELLTMLAAGHETTATTLAWAAERLQRHPGVLARLTAELDRGATDLLDATILEVLRARPVIDVTFRQVKSPMLQLGPWRLPRGQTIVAGIGLLHSDPTVFPDPHRFDPDRFLRRPPNAGEWMPYGGGVRRCIGAAFATMEMRVVLRTLLLEHTLVTTTAPSERSRSRGVAVAPARGARVRLDRRT